A region of Desulfolithobacter dissulfuricans DNA encodes the following proteins:
- the gltX gene encoding glutamate--tRNA ligase, giving the protein MTEVRVRFPPSPTGYLHIGGARTALLNWLYARKTGGKLILRIEDTDAERSTQESIEGILDGLNWLGLDWDEGPYFQTEFADEHVAAANRLLESGHAYKCFCTKEELDAKREAALAAKKDVRYDGTCRNLSPEEVAEKEAAGIPYVVRFKVPQKEGTVAYEDKVLGRIERAYSDIEDFVIVRSNGRPLYLLCNVVDDIRDRITHVIRGQDHMTNTTRQILLYEALGAPIPVFAHMPLTLDLQKRKISKRSHGEIVAVQFYRDKGFIPWALCNFLVLLGWNPGTDQEIFSREELIEAFTLERISKVNSVFNYRKGDPKFFTDPKAISINAHYLRTMDIEELGAMVKKELEEAGLWDEAYDNDKKQWYLETLDLIRDRFHTLKDFCTMGRAYFGDDYEIEAKPLKKNILKHPDLKKWLPMLAERFAQLPEWTKEETERVTRALAGELDIKPGILINGMRTVLTGQLAGPGMFDILIALGQDRVVQRLQNIDHLYEENAS; this is encoded by the coding sequence ATGACTGAAGTACGTGTGCGTTTTCCCCCCAGTCCCACAGGGTATCTCCATATCGGCGGAGCCCGAACCGCCCTGCTCAACTGGCTGTATGCAAGAAAAACCGGCGGCAAGCTGATCCTGCGTATCGAGGATACCGATGCCGAACGCTCGACCCAGGAATCCATTGAAGGTATCCTGGACGGCCTGAACTGGCTGGGCCTGGACTGGGACGAAGGCCCCTATTTCCAGACCGAGTTTGCCGACGAGCATGTGGCGGCCGCCAACCGGCTGCTGGAATCCGGCCATGCCTACAAGTGCTTCTGCACCAAGGAAGAGCTGGATGCCAAACGGGAAGCTGCCCTGGCCGCCAAAAAGGACGTACGCTACGACGGCACATGCCGCAACCTGAGCCCCGAGGAAGTGGCTGAAAAGGAAGCCGCCGGCATCCCGTACGTGGTTCGCTTCAAGGTCCCGCAGAAAGAGGGTACCGTGGCCTACGAGGACAAGGTGCTCGGCCGGATTGAACGGGCCTACAGCGACATCGAGGATTTTGTCATTGTCCGCTCAAACGGCAGGCCGCTCTACCTGCTGTGCAACGTGGTCGATGACATCCGGGACCGGATCACCCACGTGATCCGCGGCCAGGACCACATGACCAACACCACCCGCCAGATCCTGCTCTACGAGGCCCTGGGCGCGCCTATTCCGGTCTTTGCCCACATGCCCCTGACCCTGGATCTGCAAAAGCGAAAAATCTCCAAGCGCAGCCATGGCGAAATCGTGGCCGTGCAGTTCTACCGCGATAAGGGGTTCATTCCCTGGGCGCTGTGCAACTTCCTGGTGCTTCTGGGCTGGAACCCGGGCACGGACCAGGAAATCTTCTCGCGCGAGGAACTGATCGAAGCCTTCACCCTGGAGCGAATAAGCAAGGTCAACTCGGTCTTCAACTACCGCAAGGGCGATCCCAAGTTTTTCACCGATCCCAAGGCCATCTCCATCAACGCCCACTACCTGCGGACCATGGATATCGAGGAACTGGGCGCCATGGTCAAAAAGGAGCTGGAGGAGGCCGGACTGTGGGACGAGGCCTATGACAATGACAAAAAACAGTGGTATCTGGAGACCCTGGACCTGATCCGCGACCGGTTCCATACCCTGAAAGACTTCTGCACCATGGGTCGGGCCTATTTTGGTGACGATTACGAGATCGAGGCCAAGCCGCTGAAGAAAAACATTCTCAAGCACCCTGACCTGAAAAAATGGCTGCCCATGCTGGCCGAGCGCTTCGCGCAGCTCCCAGAGTGGACAAAGGAAGAGACCGAACGGGTTACCCGGGCGCTGGCCGGCGAACTCGACATCAAGCCGGGCATCCTGATCAACGGCATGCGGACCGTGCTCACCGGTCAGCTGGCCGGACCGGGCATGTTCGACATTCTCATTGCCCTGGGACAGGACCGGGTGGTACAACGGTTACAAAACATCGATCACCTGTACGAAGAAAACGCATCATGA
- the serA gene encoding phosphoglycerate dehydrogenase, which translates to MKVLISDNLAPVGEKILRDAGLDVDVKTGLPPEELKAIIPDYDGLVIRSATKVREDIIEAATKLKVVGRAGIGLDNVDIPAASQKGIVVMNAPDGNATTAAEHAIAMMMSLARNIPQATASMKAGKWEKKKFMGREVTGKTLGIVGIGRIGSIVANRAQGLRMKVIAYDPYMPPELVEELGVELVDLMELARRADFVSVHTPLTKDTKHLLSTEFFANMKPDAMFIDCARGGVLDEEALYEALKEGRIAGAALDVFEKEPTTLEDTPLLGLDNFICTPHLGASTSEAQENVAVAIAEQVADYLLKGVVRNAVNVPSVSDDVLAKVGPYIALGEMLGSLHMQIARGGVEEVELEFSGDLAEQDTGPVTVAFLKGLFTPILQDAVNYVNAPLIAKERGIRVVESKTQHAADFTNLLRIRVKTNEGENMLAGTVFGKKEPRLVRLNSFRLEALPAGPMLLVYNKDVPGVIGALGTTLGEGGVNISRMTVGREEESNQNVILLNTDTRISKELLAKVQELPNIDDAMVLELPPYGG; encoded by the coding sequence ATGAAAGTACTTATCAGTGATAACCTGGCACCGGTCGGAGAAAAGATTCTGCGGGATGCCGGTCTGGATGTTGATGTCAAGACAGGGCTGCCGCCCGAAGAGCTCAAGGCCATCATTCCCGACTATGACGGGCTGGTTATCCGCAGTGCCACCAAGGTGCGTGAAGATATCATCGAAGCGGCCACCAAACTCAAGGTGGTCGGTCGGGCCGGAATCGGGCTGGACAACGTCGATATCCCGGCTGCGAGCCAGAAGGGTATCGTGGTCATGAACGCCCCGGACGGAAACGCTACCACGGCTGCTGAACATGCCATCGCCATGATGATGTCGCTTGCCCGCAATATTCCCCAGGCCACCGCTTCGATGAAGGCCGGCAAGTGGGAAAAAAAGAAGTTCATGGGGCGCGAGGTCACCGGCAAAACCCTTGGCATTGTCGGCATCGGTCGTATCGGTTCCATCGTGGCCAACAGGGCTCAGGGACTCAGGATGAAGGTGATCGCCTATGATCCATACATGCCGCCGGAACTGGTGGAAGAGCTGGGCGTGGAACTGGTGGACCTGATGGAGCTGGCCAGGCGGGCCGACTTTGTCTCTGTTCACACTCCGCTGACCAAGGACACCAAGCACCTGCTCTCCACCGAGTTTTTCGCCAACATGAAGCCGGACGCCATGTTCATCGACTGCGCCCGCGGCGGCGTGCTCGATGAAGAAGCGCTCTACGAGGCCCTTAAGGAAGGCCGGATTGCCGGAGCTGCCCTGGATGTTTTTGAGAAGGAGCCCACCACCCTGGAAGACACCCCGCTGCTTGGCCTTGACAACTTCATCTGCACCCCGCATCTCGGCGCCTCCACCTCCGAGGCCCAGGAAAACGTGGCCGTGGCCATTGCCGAGCAGGTGGCCGATTATCTGCTCAAAGGTGTTGTCCGCAACGCGGTCAACGTTCCCTCGGTCAGTGACGATGTTCTGGCCAAGGTCGGGCCTTACATCGCCCTTGGCGAGATGCTCGGTTCGCTGCACATGCAGATCGCCCGCGGCGGCGTGGAAGAGGTGGAGCTGGAATTCTCCGGCGACCTGGCAGAACAGGATACCGGCCCGGTGACCGTGGCCTTTCTCAAGGGGCTGTTCACCCCCATCCTTCAGGACGCGGTCAACTATGTCAACGCACCGCTGATCGCCAAGGAACGCGGCATCCGGGTGGTGGAGTCCAAGACCCAGCACGCGGCCGATTTTACCAACCTGCTCCGGATCCGGGTCAAGACCAACGAGGGTGAAAATATGCTGGCCGGCACGGTGTTTGGCAAGAAAGAGCCCCGGCTGGTCCGCCTCAACTCCTTCCGGCTCGAAGCCCTGCCTGCCGGCCCCATGCTGCTGGTCTACAACAAGGATGTCCCCGGCGTGATCGGAGCCCTGGGCACAACCCTGGGCGAGGGTGGGGTCAATATCTCGCGCATGACCGTGGGTCGCGAAGAGGAGAGCAACCAGAACGTGATTCTCCTCAACACCGATACCCGTATTTCCAAGGAGCTGCTGGCCAAGGTGCAGGAGCTGCCCAATATCGACGATGCCATGGTTCTGGAGCTGCCTCCCTACGGGGGATAA